In Pedobacter sp. WC2423, the following are encoded in one genomic region:
- a CDS encoding SDR family oxidoreductase: MLKENNQTLVLVTGGTGFVGIHAIHQLLQKGYQVKTTLRSLKRKTEIIAMLKTAGIIQFDKLKFIEADLTSDTNWEEAVKDCDYVLHIASPINLKVPKDENEMIKPAVDGTLRVLKAARDAGVKRVVMTSNFGAVGYSHKDKTALITEESWTNPNEKGLSAYNKSKVLAERAAWDFIKTAGGDLELSVINPMGIFGPSFNADLSSGFELVKNILDGSMKAIPNLVLGIVDVRDVADLHILAMTNPAAHGERFIALAGGTMSLPQIALFLKHTLPEAAKNASTKTLPDWLVRLAALFSPKAKAIAPMLGINRNASNEKARNILGWQPRSNEEAILATAESLIKYNL, encoded by the coding sequence ATGCTTAAGGAAAATAATCAAACATTAGTTTTAGTAACAGGTGGTACTGGATTTGTCGGCATTCATGCGATCCATCAGCTGCTGCAAAAAGGTTACCAGGTAAAAACTACATTGCGTTCTTTAAAACGAAAAACAGAGATAATAGCCATGCTGAAAACAGCTGGAATTATTCAATTTGATAAGCTTAAATTTATAGAAGCGGATTTAACCAGTGATACAAATTGGGAAGAGGCCGTAAAAGACTGTGATTATGTTTTACACATTGCATCACCCATTAATTTAAAGGTCCCTAAAGACGAAAATGAAATGATAAAACCTGCGGTAGACGGAACACTTCGTGTATTGAAAGCAGCCAGGGATGCAGGTGTAAAACGTGTAGTCATGACTTCCAATTTCGGAGCAGTAGGCTACAGTCACAAAGACAAAACAGCTTTGATTACAGAAGAAAGCTGGACAAATCCGAATGAAAAAGGGTTATCGGCTTACAACAAATCCAAAGTTTTAGCTGAACGTGCAGCCTGGGATTTCATAAAAACAGCGGGTGGTGATTTAGAGCTTTCTGTAATCAATCCAATGGGGATTTTCGGCCCTTCATTCAATGCTGATTTGTCAAGTGGATTTGAATTAGTAAAAAACATACTGGACGGTTCTATGAAAGCCATACCTAATTTGGTTTTGGGTATCGTGGATGTTCGTGATGTTGCAGACTTACATATTCTTGCAATGACTAATCCGGCTGCTCATGGAGAACGCTTTATTGCATTAGCAGGCGGGACTATGTCTCTGCCACAAATAGCCTTATTTTTAAAGCATACGCTACCGGAAGCAGCAAAAAATGCATCAACAAAAACTTTACCCGACTGGCTTGTCCGTCTGGCTGCATTATTCAGTCCGAAGGCCAAAGCAATTGCACCAATGCTGGGCATCAACCGAAATGCAAGCAACGAAAAAGCAAGGAACATTTTAGGCTGGCAGCCACGATCTAATGAAGAAGCAATACTGGCTACAGCAGAAAGTCTAATAAAATATAACCTATGA
- a CDS encoding helix-turn-helix domain-containing protein: MKITGITSCYLGPQISPEQFVPEHIFIFIIKGKMNGYDGTKHKKIEPGECCIVRKNRLARYNKQKDQNEFEKIVIVLDQEFLKKYQKKYGVSAAGYFVSDVFILLDSKPAITDFILKQLPAYQIQESMPECTDHIRENFVQLLLAIQPELVNLFFDFGKPGRIDLEAYMQQHYKFNVSLERLAYLTGRSLSAFKRDFKDIFKQTPNRWLVQRRLQEAHFLIEKEKKASNEIYLDLGFEDLSHFSFAFKKHFGYTATTLGQ; the protein is encoded by the coding sequence ATGAAGATCACTGGCATAACGTCCTGTTACCTCGGCCCGCAGATTTCACCGGAGCAATTTGTACCGGAGCACATTTTTATTTTTATAATTAAAGGTAAAATGAATGGCTATGATGGTACAAAACACAAAAAAATAGAGCCTGGGGAATGTTGTATCGTGCGTAAAAACAGATTGGCAAGATACAATAAGCAAAAAGACCAGAATGAATTTGAAAAAATAGTGATTGTACTGGATCAGGAATTTCTGAAAAAGTATCAAAAGAAATATGGTGTTTCAGCAGCAGGATATTTTGTCTCTGATGTTTTTATTCTACTGGACAGTAAGCCGGCTATTACAGATTTCATACTTAAACAACTGCCTGCCTACCAAATTCAGGAATCAATGCCAGAATGTACTGACCATATCAGAGAAAACTTCGTTCAGCTCCTGTTAGCTATACAACCAGAGCTGGTCAACTTATTCTTTGACTTTGGAAAGCCTGGCAGAATCGATCTGGAAGCCTATATGCAGCAACATTATAAGTTTAATGTGAGCCTGGAACGATTAGCTTACCTTACAGGAAGAAGCCTGTCTGCATTTAAAAGAGATTTTAAAGATATCTTCAAGCAAACTCCTAATCGCTGGCTTGTACAAAGACGATTGCAAGAAGCGCATTTTCTTATTGAAAAGGAGAAAAAAGCATCCAATGAAATTTATCTTGATCTGGGATTTGAGGATCTGTCGCATTTTTCTTTTGCATTTAAAAAGCATTTCGGTTATACGGCAACAACGCTCGGGCAATAA
- a CDS encoding class I SAM-dependent methyltransferase: protein MNQSADEENKWNNRYQEAHYAYGKGPNLFFKEWLCKFEPGSILMPADGEGRNGVFAAQLGWKVTSLDLSTAGKSKALQLAKAHQVTMEYIVGDLEQMEFEKESFDVIGLIYAHFAAGKKSLLHKKLAGYLKPGGIIILEAFSKKHLQLNNLDPKVGGPKDIDMLFSKAEISADFENYDPLILEEEEAFLNEGEYHIEKAP, encoded by the coding sequence ATGAATCAGTCTGCAGATGAAGAAAATAAATGGAATAACCGCTATCAGGAAGCACATTATGCTTACGGGAAAGGGCCTAACCTGTTTTTTAAGGAATGGCTTTGCAAATTTGAACCCGGATCTATATTAATGCCTGCCGATGGGGAAGGGCGCAACGGAGTATTTGCTGCGCAGCTTGGGTGGAAAGTTACTTCACTGGATCTGAGTACAGCAGGGAAATCAAAGGCATTACAACTTGCTAAAGCGCATCAGGTCACCATGGAATATATTGTTGGTGATCTGGAACAAATGGAATTTGAAAAAGAATCATTTGATGTGATTGGGCTTATCTATGCACATTTTGCAGCCGGCAAAAAATCCTTACTTCATAAAAAATTAGCTGGCTACCTCAAACCAGGAGGGATTATTATCCTGGAAGCTTTCAGTAAAAAGCATTTGCAGCTGAATAACCTCGACCCTAAAGTTGGCGGGCCAAAAGATATTGATATGCTATTCTCTAAAGCAGAGATATCTGCTGACTTTGAAAATTATGATCCGCTGATCCTGGAGGAGGAGGAAGCATTTTTAAATGAAGGAGAATATCATATTGAAAAAGCGCCGTAG
- a CDS encoding PhzF family isomerase — translation MKTFKIYQIDVFTKDRFSGNPAGVVVNADGLNETQMQQIARELNNSETAFLFSADDSDSDGLIRYFTPTAEVPICGHATIAAMYAKAIEHQLNSCILRFKTKVGILPFEIIKENEDYQVIMTQGKFELSPAFDALTTQQILAALGLDFADTDERCPVQIASTGHSKVMIGIKSREKLNDLNPNYSSLIALSKQINCNGYFVFTFDSDEDDVLTHGRMFAPAIGINEDPVTGNANGPLGGYLIQHKIVDFKDNLFEFNGKQGEKINRPGLINVSVKIEHDLPVLIKIKGNATVVFKTEIEI, via the coding sequence ATGAAGACTTTTAAAATATATCAAATAGATGTTTTTACCAAAGATAGATTTAGTGGAAATCCGGCAGGAGTAGTTGTAAATGCCGACGGATTGAATGAGACTCAAATGCAACAGATTGCAAGAGAATTAAACAATTCTGAGACGGCTTTTCTTTTCTCTGCTGATGACAGTGATTCTGATGGCTTAATCAGATATTTTACGCCAACAGCAGAAGTTCCGATTTGTGGACATGCTACAATTGCCGCGATGTATGCAAAGGCTATTGAACACCAATTGAATTCTTGTATTTTAAGATTTAAAACCAAGGTTGGTATACTTCCTTTCGAGATTATTAAAGAAAATGAAGATTACCAGGTGATCATGACCCAGGGTAAATTTGAGCTTAGTCCTGCATTTGATGCCCTAACGACTCAACAAATATTGGCTGCATTAGGACTTGATTTTGCTGATACTGATGAAAGATGCCCGGTTCAGATTGCTTCTACAGGGCATTCAAAAGTTATGATCGGGATAAAAAGCAGGGAAAAGCTCAACGATTTGAATCCAAATTACAGCAGTTTGATTGCACTGAGTAAACAGATCAATTGCAATGGATATTTTGTATTCACCTTTGACTCGGATGAAGATGACGTATTAACCCATGGAAGAATGTTTGCCCCTGCAATCGGAATAAATGAAGATCCGGTTACAGGTAATGCGAACGGGCCATTAGGTGGATACCTGATACAGCATAAAATTGTGGATTTTAAGGATAACCTATTCGAATTCAACGGTAAACAGGGAGAGAAAATAAACAGGCCCGGGTTGATCAATGTCAGTGTCAAAATCGAGCACGATTTACCTGTACTGATTAAGATAAAAGGTAACGCTACAGTGGTCTTTAAAACTGAGATTGAAATCTGA
- a CDS encoding epimerase, with protein sequence MKIILTGATGMAGQGVLLECLQNNAITAILMVNRKHLDIIHPKLKELLVPDFLKIADYSDALKSYDACFFCAGISSVGMNEEKYTVITYDTTLQFAKTLVAINPAMVFNYITGASTDSTEKSKMMWARVKGKTENELMKLPFKGQYNFRPGGMSPVKGQKNAKMRYVIIVNIIRVFSPKSIISLNELGQAMIHAVRNGYPKQVLEISDIKKLAKE encoded by the coding sequence ATGAAAATAATACTAACAGGGGCAACAGGAATGGCGGGTCAGGGTGTTCTATTAGAATGCCTGCAAAATAATGCAATTACAGCAATATTGATGGTCAATAGAAAACATCTGGACATTATACATCCTAAATTAAAGGAGTTACTGGTTCCTGACTTTCTAAAAATAGCAGATTATAGTGATGCGTTAAAGAGTTATGATGCTTGCTTTTTCTGTGCCGGTATTAGTTCTGTAGGTATGAATGAAGAAAAGTACACTGTCATTACTTACGATACCACACTGCAATTTGCGAAAACACTGGTTGCAATTAATCCAGCTATGGTTTTCAATTACATTACAGGTGCAAGTACCGATAGCACAGAGAAAAGCAAAATGATGTGGGCCAGGGTTAAAGGTAAAACTGAAAATGAACTGATGAAATTGCCATTTAAAGGACAATATAATTTTCGTCCGGGAGGCATGTCTCCTGTAAAAGGACAGAAAAATGCTAAAATGCGCTATGTAATTATTGTAAATATCATCCGTGTTTTTTCACCTAAAAGCATAATCAGTTTGAATGAACTGGGCCAGGCCATGATTCATGCAGTACGCAATGGTTACCCCAAACAGGTTCTGGAAATCAGTGATATTAAAAAACTGGCTAAAGAATAG
- a CDS encoding helix-turn-helix domain-containing protein → MEIIPIRYINETRKEPDFSGNFSIRDISDILAGKDMLQELHRHDFFYVLILKNATGHHEIDFTAYTVGDHSVFFMRPGQVHQIMLKAESKGYLIQFGNEFYALHEKVSGQLLSKAGSFNYYQFNPDKFQKLQAILNDIFQEYTYKEQQYQEVIKANLDIFLIELVRQQTTGISTYSSLYSQEIMEKFSALLEKHAFEHKQVAEYAAMLNLSMYQLNSIARSMLGKTCSELINGYMILEAKRNLLATANQINQIASHLGYEDVSYFIRFFKKHTGYSPEQFRQNLK, encoded by the coding sequence ATGGAAATTATACCGATCAGGTATATCAATGAAACAAGGAAAGAACCGGATTTCTCCGGGAACTTTAGTATCCGGGATATCAGTGACATCCTTGCTGGAAAGGATATGCTCCAGGAACTTCACAGGCATGACTTCTTTTATGTTCTCATTTTAAAAAATGCTACCGGTCATCATGAAATTGATTTCACAGCTTATACTGTTGGTGATCATTCAGTTTTCTTCATGCGTCCGGGACAGGTACACCAAATCATGTTAAAAGCAGAAAGTAAAGGGTATCTGATACAATTTGGGAATGAATTCTATGCTCTACATGAAAAAGTATCAGGTCAGCTATTAAGCAAAGCAGGCAGTTTCAATTATTATCAGTTTAATCCTGATAAATTTCAAAAGCTACAGGCCATACTAAATGATATCTTTCAGGAATATACCTATAAAGAACAGCAGTATCAGGAAGTTATTAAAGCAAACCTGGACATTTTCTTAATTGAGCTTGTCAGGCAGCAAACCACCGGCATTTCTACTTATTCCAGCCTTTATTCGCAGGAAATAATGGAGAAGTTCTCAGCACTATTAGAAAAGCATGCTTTTGAACATAAGCAGGTAGCTGAATACGCTGCTATGCTAAACCTTTCTATGTATCAGCTGAATTCAATAGCCAGGTCAATGCTGGGCAAAACCTGTTCGGAGCTCATTAACGGATATATGATCCTGGAAGCTAAAAGAAATCTTTTGGCAACAGCAAATCAAATCAATCAAATAGCCTCTCATTTAGGGTATGAAGATGTTTCCTACTTTATCAGGTTCTTTAAAAAACATACAGGGTATTCACCTGAACAATTCAGACAGAACTTAAAATAA
- a CDS encoding DUF2625 domain-containing protein, producing the protein MEKISSISMKSAIKNFFLLGFTLLSSVTFAQNKMQSLNELINQTDPAWPLVQKWVDSAKNKVQVLEFDSAEAKNVLFNTQVSTYSTLGAVIYNSGGIMVDDGWLRILGSGSKKLNRSVSEWNKGKTLQEYGDKPAYLLVADDAAGGFFAINYGAFGDDLKNVYYLAPNSLKWEPLGLGYSEFIRFCFDSDLSAFYKGLRWSTWNQFIANLDGSKSYSFRPYLWSEEGTDIEKCKRKLVSTEELFKFNLEKQKELSAKTTTEPQ; encoded by the coding sequence TTGGAAAAGATAAGTTCCATTTCAATGAAAAGTGCCATCAAAAATTTCTTCCTGCTGGGTTTTACCCTATTGTCATCTGTAACCTTTGCACAAAACAAAATGCAAAGCCTGAATGAATTAATTAACCAGACAGATCCAGCCTGGCCATTGGTTCAGAAGTGGGTTGACTCTGCAAAAAACAAAGTTCAGGTACTTGAATTTGATTCGGCTGAAGCTAAAAATGTATTGTTCAATACCCAGGTTTCTACTTATTCCACTTTAGGTGCGGTAATTTACAATAGCGGTGGTATTATGGTAGATGATGGCTGGTTAAGGATTCTGGGTTCGGGAAGTAAAAAATTAAACCGTTCTGTTTCAGAGTGGAACAAAGGAAAAACACTTCAGGAATATGGTGATAAGCCAGCTTATCTTTTAGTAGCTGATGATGCAGCCGGTGGCTTTTTTGCTATAAACTATGGTGCATTTGGAGACGACTTAAAGAACGTTTATTACCTGGCTCCCAATAGTTTAAAATGGGAACCTCTTGGTCTTGGTTACAGTGAATTTATTCGTTTCTGTTTTGACAGCGACCTTTCTGCATTTTATAAAGGTTTAAGATGGTCAACATGGAATCAATTTATTGCAAATCTGGATGGAAGTAAATCTTACAGTTTCCGCCCCTATTTATGGTCAGAAGAAGGTACAGATATAGAAAAATGTAAACGAAAGTTAGTCTCAACCGAAGAACTTTTTAAGTTTAACCTGGAGAAACAAAAGGAACTGAGTGCTAAAACCACTACAGAACCACAATAA